The following coding sequences lie in one Moritella viscosa genomic window:
- the cysI gene encoding sulfite reductase [NADPH] hemoprotein beta-component → MSDKKLAVNERIKTESNLLRGTIAEGLANQITGGLSDDDMQLTKFHGFYQQDDRDIRAERQKQKLEPRHSFMLRARVPGGICSPEQWLEIDRIASDLTIYGSIRLTTRQTFQYHGILKPQVKPLIQALGSVNLDSIAACGDVNRNVMCTPNPVESALHQEAYAWAIRLSDDLLPNTNAYAELWLDGEKVHSNEVESMYGPTYLPRKFKIAVAIPPHNDVDIHANDLNFVAVGDNGKLAGFNVLVGGGMGTTHGDVNTFPRLADDFGFVKPEDAVEIAKAVLTVQRDWGCRTDRKRARLKYTLEDNGVDKFRAEVELRSGIKFEAPKAIEFTTRGDRFGWIKGVDNKWHLTLFIENGRIVDTETHPIKTGLVEIAKIHQGDFRMTANQNLIIAGVAEQDKEQIERLARLYGLYSDELSQQRLNSMACVALPTCALAMAEAERYLPSLVTKVEGLLTKHGIPDEHFVMRMTGCPNGCGRPFLAEVGFVGKGPGKYNMYLGAKNNGMRLNKMYRENIGETEILTILDELIAEWATNALPDERFGDFVVRREVIKPVIIASRDFHG, encoded by the coding sequence ATGAGCGACAAGAAATTAGCGGTTAACGAACGCATTAAAACGGAAAGTAACCTTTTACGTGGCACCATTGCTGAAGGTCTTGCGAATCAAATCACTGGCGGGCTGTCAGATGATGATATGCAATTAACGAAATTCCATGGCTTCTATCAACAAGATGATCGTGATATTCGTGCCGAACGTCAGAAACAAAAATTAGAACCTCGTCATAGCTTTATGTTACGAGCACGTGTTCCTGGTGGTATTTGTAGCCCTGAACAATGGCTCGAGATCGATCGTATTGCCAGTGATTTAACTATTTATGGCAGCATCCGCTTAACGACGCGTCAAACGTTTCAGTATCACGGTATTTTAAAGCCACAAGTGAAACCACTTATCCAAGCGTTGGGGTCGGTTAACTTAGATTCGATTGCGGCATGTGGTGATGTGAACCGTAATGTAATGTGTACGCCAAATCCAGTTGAATCAGCATTACATCAAGAAGCTTATGCGTGGGCAATTCGTTTAAGTGATGACTTATTACCAAACACCAATGCGTATGCAGAACTCTGGTTAGACGGTGAAAAAGTGCATAGTAATGAGGTTGAGTCTATGTATGGACCAACTTATTTACCGCGTAAATTTAAGATTGCAGTTGCTATCCCGCCACACAATGATGTAGATATTCACGCTAATGACTTAAACTTTGTAGCGGTTGGTGATAACGGTAAATTAGCAGGCTTCAATGTATTAGTTGGTGGAGGCATGGGAACAACGCATGGTGATGTGAATACTTTCCCGCGTTTGGCCGATGATTTTGGTTTTGTAAAACCAGAAGATGCAGTTGAAATCGCGAAAGCGGTATTAACAGTACAACGTGATTGGGGTTGCCGTACTGATCGTAAACGTGCTCGCTTGAAATATACACTTGAAGATAACGGTGTGGATAAATTCCGCGCAGAAGTCGAACTACGCTCAGGTATTAAGTTCGAAGCACCAAAAGCAATTGAATTTACCACTCGTGGAGATCGTTTTGGCTGGATCAAAGGCGTTGATAATAAATGGCATTTAACTCTATTTATTGAAAATGGCCGTATTGTTGATACCGAAACACATCCAATTAAAACAGGGTTAGTTGAAATTGCTAAGATCCACCAAGGTGATTTTAGAATGACAGCCAACCAAAATTTAATCATTGCCGGTGTAGCAGAGCAAGATAAAGAACAAATCGAACGTCTCGCACGTTTATATGGTCTGTACTCCGACGAATTAAGTCAGCAACGCTTGAACTCAATGGCGTGTGTTGCACTGCCGACATGTGCGTTAGCAATGGCTGAAGCAGAACGTTATTTACCATCATTGGTGACTAAAGTTGAGGGTTTGCTAACAAAACACGGTATTCCTGACGAGCACTTTGTGATGCGTATGACAGGTTGTCCCAATGGTTGTGGTCGTCCATTTTTAGCGGAAGTTGGCTTTGTTGGTAAAGGTCCGGGCAAATACAATATGTATTTGGGCGCGAAGAATAACGGCATGCGTTTAAACAAGATGTATCGTGAGAATATTGGTGAAACTGAGATCTTAACGATTCTTGATGAATTAATTGCTGAATGGGCAACCAATGCATTACCAGACGAACGTTTCGGTGATTTCGTGGTACGTCGTGAAGTGATTAAACCTGTAATTATAGCGTCGAGAGATTTCCATGGCTAG
- the cysH gene encoding phosphoadenosine phosphosulfate reductase, which produces MARLNLDELLTLDKASQKAALAVVNAQLEEMTAEQRVDWAATELGDKLVLSSSFGIQAAVCLHLLTQFKPDIPVILTDTGYLFPETYQFIDELTQQLSLNLQIYTAPQSPAWQESRYGKLWEQGVEGITQYNVLNKVEPMKRALKELGAQVWFSGLRRSQSSSREALPVLSIQNGCFKFLPIIDWTNKEIHYYLKNNGLNYHPLWEQNYVSVGDVHTSQPLQPGMTEEETRFFGLKRECGLHEENDEVGGSGI; this is translated from the coding sequence ATGGCTAGATTGAACCTAGATGAATTATTAACGTTAGATAAGGCGAGCCAGAAAGCAGCTTTAGCTGTGGTTAATGCTCAGCTAGAGGAGATGACCGCAGAGCAACGTGTCGACTGGGCTGCCACTGAGTTGGGTGACAAGTTAGTATTGTCATCGAGCTTTGGTATTCAAGCCGCTGTATGTTTACATTTGTTAACACAGTTTAAGCCTGATATTCCGGTTATTTTAACCGATACAGGATATTTATTTCCTGAAACCTATCAGTTTATTGATGAGTTAACTCAGCAGCTAAGCCTTAATTTACAAATATATACTGCGCCACAGTCACCTGCTTGGCAGGAGTCGCGTTATGGTAAGTTATGGGAGCAGGGTGTTGAAGGGATCACGCAATATAATGTGCTTAATAAAGTAGAACCAATGAAACGCGCACTTAAAGAATTAGGTGCGCAAGTATGGTTTTCTGGATTACGCCGTAGTCAGTCATCAAGTCGCGAAGCATTACCGGTATTGTCTATTCAAAATGGCTGTTTTAAATTTTTGCCTATTATTGATTGGACCAATAAAGAAATTCATTATTATCTGAAAAATAATGGGTTGAATTATCATCCGTTGTGGGAGCAGAATTATGTCTCGGTCGGTGATGTGCATACGTCACAACCGCTGCAACCTGGGATGACGGAAGAAGAAACACGCTTCTTTGGTTTGAAGCGTGAGTGTGGTCTACATGAAGAAAATGATGAAGTGGGTGGTAGCGGAATTTAA
- a CDS encoding putative lipoprotein produces the protein MMKKIPILIISLASCFSTFAVQANNADDAWDASKEAMGEAWDKTREATNKAMEAAKSKTEELLENSTDNSDEWFESLKQGAESGWDKTKQKIEELQKELDEAKKSASEENEEKETQSTPEAAPVDNTTPEWQKA, from the coding sequence ATGATGAAAAAAATACCCATTTTAATAATCAGCCTAGCAAGTTGCTTTTCGACATTCGCAGTTCAAGCAAATAACGCAGATGACGCATGGGATGCTTCTAAAGAGGCCATGGGAGAAGCATGGGATAAAACAAGAGAAGCAACCAATAAAGCAATGGAAGCCGCGAAAAGTAAAACGGAAGAACTATTAGAGAATAGTACGGATAACAGCGATGAGTGGTTCGAATCCTTAAAACAAGGTGCAGAGTCAGGCTGGGATAAAACTAAGCAAAAAATAGAAGAGTTGCAAAAAGAATTAGATGAAGCCAAAAAATCAGCATCAGAAGAAAATGAAGAAAAAGAGACACAATCAACACCAGAAGCAGCGCCGGTTGATAACACAACGCCTGAATGGCAAAAAGCTTAG
- a CDS encoding aminoacyl-histidine dipeptidase, which translates to MANLSNLEPQIVWNIFEQMCAHPRPSKHEEKVSAWIQQLAKDHNVECKEDSVGNLILRKSATAGMEDRKGVVLQAHMDMVPQKNSDTEHDFITDPIDAYVDGEWVTARGTTLGADNGIGLAASLAVICSDDIEHGPLEVLVTIDEEAGMTGAFGLEAGWLEGEILLNTDSEDEGEVYMGCAGGIDTTVSFPIEREDTPTDHQTFEVSISGLRGGHSGVDIHLGRGNANKLLARLLKEAGRDMGVRLVEINGGSLRNAIPREAFAVITVAPTQREEFKACLEFFAKTIKKELTATEPDFSISLFPVPNEPTVMTQDCQTRLITALNGVFNGVLRMSDEIEGVVETSSNLGVIQSRGKAVHIQCLIRSLADSCRLDAQEMIASVFELAGADVKFDGAYPGWKPDTSSPVMQIMRDVYEKEFGSVPKIMVIHAGLECGLFKTSYPTMDMASFGPTICFPHSPDEKVNIKTVGMFWKYLLAILKAIPTK; encoded by the coding sequence GTGGCAAATTTAAGTAATTTAGAACCGCAAATTGTCTGGAATATTTTTGAGCAAATGTGCGCGCATCCACGCCCATCAAAACATGAAGAAAAGGTGTCTGCGTGGATCCAACAATTAGCTAAAGATCATAATGTTGAATGTAAAGAAGATAGCGTTGGTAATCTTATCTTACGTAAATCAGCTACGGCAGGCATGGAAGATCGTAAAGGTGTAGTTCTACAAGCGCACATGGACATGGTTCCGCAAAAAAATTCAGATACCGAGCATGACTTTATTACTGACCCTATCGATGCTTATGTTGACGGCGAGTGGGTGACAGCCCGTGGTACAACATTAGGTGCTGATAATGGTATTGGTCTAGCAGCAAGTCTTGCGGTTATTTGTTCAGACGATATTGAACATGGCCCTCTCGAAGTTCTCGTTACTATCGACGAAGAAGCAGGCATGACTGGTGCGTTTGGTCTTGAAGCGGGCTGGTTAGAAGGTGAAATCTTACTGAACACAGATTCAGAAGACGAAGGCGAAGTTTACATGGGTTGTGCTGGCGGCATCGATACAACAGTGTCTTTCCCTATCGAACGTGAAGACACTCCGACGGATCACCAAACATTTGAAGTATCTATTTCAGGCCTAAGAGGTGGTCACTCAGGTGTTGATATTCACCTTGGTCGCGGTAATGCCAACAAATTATTGGCTCGTCTTTTAAAAGAAGCTGGCCGTGATATGGGGGTTCGCCTTGTTGAGATTAACGGCGGTTCACTACGAAACGCAATTCCACGTGAAGCTTTTGCAGTTATTACTGTTGCGCCAACACAACGAGAAGAGTTTAAAGCGTGTTTAGAATTCTTTGCTAAAACAATTAAAAAAGAGCTTACAGCGACAGAACCTGATTTTTCAATCTCACTGTTCCCAGTTCCAAATGAACCGACAGTGATGACTCAAGATTGCCAGACTCGCCTTATTACTGCACTTAACGGTGTATTCAATGGTGTACTGCGCATGAGTGATGAGATTGAAGGGGTCGTTGAAACATCATCTAACCTCGGTGTAATTCAATCACGCGGTAAAGCTGTGCATATTCAATGCTTGATCCGCTCTTTAGCCGACTCTTGCCGTCTTGATGCACAAGAAATGATCGCATCGGTATTTGAACTTGCGGGTGCAGACGTGAAGTTTGACGGTGCTTACCCAGGTTGGAAACCAGATACCAGTTCACCAGTGATGCAGATTATGCGTGACGTATATGAAAAAGAGTTTGGTTCTGTACCAAAAATCATGGTTATCCATGCAGGCCTAGAGTGCGGTTTATTCAAGACATCATACCCAACGATGGACATGGCGTCATTTGGCCCAACGATCTGTTTCCCACATTCTCCAGATGAGAAAGTGAACATCAAAACTGTAGGCATGTTCTGGAAATACTTACTGGCGATCCTAAAAGCGATCCCGACGAAATAA
- the gpt gene encoding xanthine phosphoribosyltransferase (xanthine-guanin phosphoribosyltransferase), protein MSDKFIVSWDDLQRDTRKLARKLLPATQWKGIIAVSRGGLVPSAILARELDLRHVDTVCISSYDHDHQRDMTVLKSAPGDGEGFIIIDDLVDSGETAKTIRKMYPKAKFVTVYAKPLGEHLVDDFVTAISQNTWIELPWDMAIEFVEPICKQD, encoded by the coding sequence ATGAGTGATAAATTTATAGTATCTTGGGATGATTTACAGCGTGATACGCGTAAACTTGCTCGTAAGCTGCTTCCTGCAACACAGTGGAAAGGTATTATTGCGGTTAGTCGTGGTGGGTTAGTGCCTTCAGCTATTCTTGCGCGTGAATTAGACTTACGTCATGTTGATACTGTATGTATTTCAAGTTATGACCACGATCATCAGCGTGATATGACAGTATTAAAATCTGCACCAGGTGATGGTGAAGGTTTTATTATTATTGATGATTTAGTTGATAGTGGCGAAACAGCGAAAACAATTCGTAAAATGTATCCTAAAGCTAAATTCGTGACTGTTTATGCGAAACCACTTGGTGAGCATTTAGTTGACGACTTTGTTACTGCTATTAGTCAGAATACTTGGATTGAGTTACCTTGGGATATGGCGATTGAATTTGTAGAACCAATCTGCAAACAAGATTAA
- the crl gene encoding sigma factor-binding protein crl: protein MPILNDPDLIYFRKRIRILNALGPYLREHHCQPTSFYFDCFSICIDAEIEPEFREFYGWWLEMELVSDTFEYHYQFGIYNKLGEWIAAPIPDTYQHDVTQSLNQFYEKLSVCLTGQLTLNLKPSLILAKTLILSAA from the coding sequence ATGCCAATACTGAATGACCCCGATCTGATCTATTTCCGTAAACGTATTCGTATTTTAAATGCACTTGGTCCTTATTTAAGAGAGCATCACTGCCAACCAACCTCTTTTTATTTTGATTGTTTTAGCATTTGCATTGATGCTGAGATTGAGCCTGAATTTCGTGAGTTTTATGGATGGTGGCTAGAGATGGAGTTAGTTAGTGATACGTTTGAATATCATTATCAATTTGGTATTTATAACAAGCTTGGTGAGTGGATTGCAGCGCCGATACCTGACACTTATCAACATGACGTTACTCAGTCGTTAAATCAATTCTATGAAAAATTATCTGTTTGTTTAACCGGTCAATTAACTTTGAACCTAAAACCTTCGTTAATTTTGGCTAAGACCCTTATTTTATCAGCGGCCTAA
- the proB gene encoding glutamate 5-kinase: MAKKTIVVKLGTSVLTSGTAKIDRAHMVELVRQCAQLYKQGHDIIVVTSGAIAAGREHLGAPELPPTMANKQMLAAVGQSQLIFIWQSLFNIYGLNVGQMLLTRADLDDRERFLNARDTMRALLDNRIVPIINENDAVAIAEIKVGDNDNLSALAAILANADTLMLLTDQEGLFTADPRNNPDAKLIEVVDVIDDELRQLAGGTVGGLGTGGMATKLQAAEIACRSGIDVVIAAGVAEDVVLRVAEGKRVGTLFPSHISPLESRKQWILAGPPPSGVIIIDDGAVNAVTQKGSSLLPKGISEVSAIFKRGDIVQLQTLQGKLLGRGICRYTSDELTAIAGCHSCDIESKLGYGYGAVAIHRDDLVLF; encoded by the coding sequence ATGGCTAAGAAAACCATAGTGGTGAAATTAGGAACCAGTGTATTAACCAGTGGCACGGCGAAAATAGATCGTGCACACATGGTTGAATTGGTTCGTCAATGTGCGCAATTGTACAAACAAGGGCATGATATTATTGTTGTAACGTCAGGAGCAATTGCTGCCGGACGTGAACACTTAGGTGCTCCTGAATTGCCCCCCACCATGGCAAATAAGCAGATGTTGGCCGCTGTAGGTCAAAGCCAGCTTATTTTTATTTGGCAAAGCCTGTTTAATATCTACGGTTTAAATGTCGGCCAGATGTTGCTAACACGTGCTGATCTGGATGATCGTGAACGATTTTTAAATGCGCGCGATACTATGCGAGCATTGCTAGATAATCGAATTGTGCCGATTATTAATGAAAATGATGCGGTCGCTATAGCTGAAATTAAAGTGGGTGATAATGACAATTTATCGGCACTTGCGGCTATTTTAGCGAATGCAGATACGCTAATGCTGTTAACTGATCAAGAAGGCTTGTTTACAGCTGATCCCCGTAACAACCCCGATGCTAAGCTGATTGAAGTTGTTGATGTTATCGACGATGAATTACGTCAGTTAGCAGGCGGTACTGTCGGCGGTTTAGGCACTGGTGGTATGGCTACTAAGTTACAAGCGGCTGAAATTGCTTGCCGATCAGGTATTGATGTTGTTATTGCAGCTGGTGTTGCTGAAGATGTTGTGCTGCGTGTTGCTGAAGGCAAACGAGTAGGCACTTTATTTCCTTCGCATATCAGTCCATTAGAAAGTCGTAAGCAATGGATCCTTGCTGGCCCTCCTCCGTCGGGAGTCATTATTATTGATGACGGTGCGGTAAATGCGGTGACACAAAAAGGCAGTAGCTTATTACCGAAAGGTATTTCCGAAGTATCAGCAATATTTAAACGTGGTGATATTGTTCAGCTGCAAACATTACAAGGAAAATTACTTGGTCGTGGGATCTGTCGCTATACCAGCGATGAGTTAACCGCGATTGCGGGTTGTCATTCGTGTGATATCGAAAGTAAGTTAGGCTACGGTTACGGTGCTGTTGCCATACATCGCGATGATTTAGTTTTATTTTAA